The sequence below is a genomic window from Methanobrevibacter sp..
TCATTGCATCTATGAATTTTTTATCAGCCATATTAATTACCATCCTGCGTTTGGATCAAATGCACCAAAGGATCTGGAAACGTGAATATTGTGTAATACTTCAACAGCTTCTGTATCATCTTTGTATGCTTCACCATCTATTCTGTAAATAGTGGTTTTTGCTTTTAATGTTTCTTCGTCTAATGGTTCACCTAAGACTACAGGTTCGTCTAAGTCAACACCAATTTGGTCTCTTACCATTTCAACTTTACCGGTTTCTTTGTTGAATACTTGTCTTCTTAACATATCAAACATTAAACCGTTTTCGTCTAATCTTAATGAGTGACCGTGTACACCAGCACCTCTAATACCAGTTCTTGCAGTATCGAAGTATTCGGTTTCTAATAAGATTTTGGATAATCTTTCGATATCTCTTTCTCTTGCTTCGATTACTTGTCTTCCGGATAATGTACCGGTATCAATTCCTCTCCATCTGCATAAGTAAGATCTTGCTCTTAAGTAAGGTTGAGCTGGAGCGAAGTACATGGAATCTACGAATTGAATGTATCTAATTCTGTCCCCTGCTTTTGCACCATCAATAGGGGTTACTAATTCTCTTACAATGTCGTCAGGCTCATCCATTTCATCTAATGGTGGGTGAACAGATTTGTATTCTTCACCTGGAGCTCTGTGACCTAATATTT
It includes:
- the mcrG gene encoding coenzyme-B sulfoethylthiotransferase subunit gamma — translated: MAQIYPGTSQVAQNRRNFCDPEYELEKLREISDEDVVKILGHRAPGEEYKSVHPPLDEMDEPDDIVRELVTPIDGAKAGDRIRYIQFVDSMYFAPAQPYLRARSYLCRWRGIDTGTLSGRQVIEARERDIERLSKILLETEYFDTARTGIRGAGVHGHSLRLDENGLMFDMLRRQVFNKETGKVEMVRDQIGVDLDEPVVLGEPLDEETLKAKTTIYRIDGEAYKDDTEAVEVLHNIHVSRSFGAFDPNAGW